Proteins encoded in a region of the Hypanus sabinus isolate sHypSab1 chromosome 12, sHypSab1.hap1, whole genome shotgun sequence genome:
- the LOC132403211 gene encoding zinc finger protein 292-like isoform X1 encodes MAGAEVDADVRKLMGNLRQLGNELRELGVSVQSSGDYCQRFCQAAHKVLSEYGNPELQMLAVLAKEGGVWKNSVLNNIFSQQPLEQDKVNEFLMQEGPALLEMRIRHLIKGKRFDQATKLAKVCAEHPEIGTKSIFKQIYLTCLCTSSSSETLMEEISAVDCKDALEMICNLESDGEENLALILCTAFLTRQLQQGDLYCAWELTLFWSKLQQRIESSSLTFLECCRQFSMLSKTVYHIFFLIKVIQSEAGEAGLSACIELCVRALRMESNESPSVKTSICKTVSCLLPDYLEVRRACQLTEFLLEPTVEAYYAVETLYNQPDQKYDDENGPIPNSLRCELLLVLKTHWPFDPEFWDWKTLKRHCLALMGEEASIVSSIDELNDSDLFENNESHPEETAMKEHSLNGLPKFYSDVMKVENGSSEKVEKKENPKIEKGVVSARFKNWQAYMQYCVLCDREFLGHRIIRHAQTHVKDGNYYCPICAKSFKKKEIFVPHVTFHIKQSCKERLASIKPKRRVGRPPKNLTDFSPADKKIAEIDKQEHRPIKRNSLYGEDFVVFSDSDGSDDEGKDKSYKPEITTQKVDYTEDYNCPVTICTKTFKYFKNLIAHVKGHGNDEEAKQFLKMQSNKVVCQYCRRRFVSVSHLNEHLQIHCGPNPYVCIQLECNASFGTYSELVGHRKEHLLFKAKCMFQNCGRIFTESYLLYDHEAQHYHNSSYTCKFSDCGNIYYSQSELQKHEVGHTAHACVKIETENSSPFQADQLATNRTDRVGQVLQIKAEDELRLESDVYENGFSTDCVPSETAKPKSSMSEKLEEPSTEEQNHLPKDENYVTIKNEKTESTDMAHAVLPETVFKGEDAPIPMLPIETAAGEAAKSVQRFNCKVDGCSRSYTSSRSVSKHIKAAHPEYYEMLKQQRNLAKKQQVRNPPKCQNQEKPSNPLCYPNERISAPTPESTTDTGGAVYQQQVPCVLTIETENVAPSRKKRHTHNKRAKWPAIIKGDKFICSRCYREFTNPKSLGGHLSRRAICKPYDKKESSSIVEQKNGQALYVTEKILSSDVFTPQGHEPPCISDTFLTGETFLQSLEMGDSTEPFAGHELFQSTQENNYNSSIFEPSKTLPVTSLPGTFDSEVIQQTFQPGFEMTAVETGSSNITISQALTTMCSPRSFVAGEDMSLNTEVPPMLDVTSSTAYSSCEPLQQPLESSFCSGTYADNEIHTQNLESNCEPSVFFTNGALPDIDTTHNSSHSEDPRTLDIRIAEVLLGLQNLNLEYDEKPYASVAPRQTSRSETPVSSMNISTHAPMNNCTSGPNIINQCLTAPQANTSLQLTDTENDKELKVDLIKPFICQESDCIYSAMTKDALTNHYVKVHQYSKEQIMEIKMYQTRFAPFKCHVPNCQKTFTRNSNLRAHYQLVHHVTREELVKLRIKRVYCKKLEGQYKTTDSLPPLQEIIPQSTVNGTQDDKSISLHELDTVTPAPSEVNSEMGLHLPSTHNDKTVLYDQGLSQNGSVLLASLENCSPLSAQLQNTLGQSIGPQDTLVPRAVSQDIPLLLAGPAGDTALPVEPQSSPTSAEDLLTISPLLTWPQPVLPLPVKSQDISTIPTGLQDVPLLPAQQQCTSPLPTMPQSIPIPGAPAVLPIAAGPADVPFMPAEQLAISRIIPNTLTILPLTSRSGDVPLLSMSSSSSLPVSVGMLGSSALTVGPPGASPMSLVLPGSSSISIGLPVSTVLPASSAVSVRPSDASSMTTGLPGSSPMTAVLPGSSPVTTGLPGSSPVTTALPGSSPVTTALPGSSPVTTMLPGTSPLPLGLPGSPSMTTGLPRSLPVTTRLPGSSPVTMGLPGSSITAGLIESSPVTAEMSGPLVVTTGLPESLPVTTGLPGSTPVTTVLPGSSPVTTGLPGSSPVTAGLPGSSPVTARLPRSSPVTAGLPGSALVTTGLPGSSPVTVGLPGSSPVTTGLPGSSPVTTGLPGSLPVSVGLLGSSPVTTGLPGSSPVTVGLPGSSPVTTGLPGSLPVSVGLLGSSPVAAGLPGSSPVTTGLPGSSPLTAGLLGTPLSAEPPEVFINPIQKRDAFLHPERPEDVVVQSSDISVLERKCEGSLEQTGGSTTLIKVSGERKCKKSVAKVRAECDNNNFHKPYQCVHKGCSAAFTIQQNLILHYRAIHQSDQQLLHTQLKQEITQSDNIQVKEFQCQIDDCCRIFQGATDLIKHYSELHSLTIDEIGKIMSASEGQFHCDQAHCVSSFTVFWNFIKHLLVAHGVDVDSPQNDADAACFRCDCEGCDRTYATRSNLLRHIFTKHRELHQSHLMRPRRIIPLDQENFPMVITQDGLTDGKSYSESEEFSENEDAVNHSKSSECSASDSSDMKSGEIDEKSYNSRKVGKYTFKSKAQALAMCSSKSPKEQYPCMFENCSSVVTSEQSLVKHYRIHHKISSVFVSQYHNYLVTCRKFSNVQETELTECISSHEERSVEYAVNGDVIRPQDNLSEIEVFSKKLGNDNSFKSSIDELSESLNAEVIEGTGSKSIATEQKEITGEKKFTDASSYQPSRKRSTIQLDLLGMEEGMQIKKKRSLIEETPEQLLKDDPNQTLHQKKGCPPERSLCTHKTHHHKSFDLSTFKPMGFEISFLKFLEESALKQKRKALASKGSSTVNTEKVVDGRLNSSFVTEDDADRLPTKHPVKKDTNSVVSTDNKKQSVTDKLYDQNTEHRTLANFTNPLSLHIFKNIKIIMDKADSNCVELAEKQLQHMHPTVVLSRVKVDFNMLAQVKDIKERLTVKST; translated from the coding sequence GCAGGGGAAGCTGGGCTTTCAGCTTGTATTGAGCTATGTGTGAGGGCACTACGCATGGAATCAAATGAAAGTCCTTCAGTGAAAACGTCCATCTGCAAGACAGTGTCATGCTTGTTACCCGATTATTTAGAGGTCAGGCGAGCATGCCAGCTCACCGAATTCCTCCTGGAACCCACAGTAGAAGCATATTATGCAGTTGAGACTTTGTACAACCAGCCGGATCAGAAGTATGATGATGAAAATGGCCCGATCCCAAATTCACTGAGATGTGAACTCCTGCTTGTTTTGAAAACACATTGGCCCTTTGATCCTGAATTCTGGGACTGGAAGACCCTGAAACGACATTGTCTTGCATTAATGGGGGAGGAAGCATCCATCGTGTCTTCTATTGATGAGCTTAATGACAGTGACCTGTTCGAAAATAATGAGAGCCATCCAGAAGAAACTGCTATGAAAGAACATTCACTGAATGGACTTCCTAAATTTTACAGCGATGTCATGAAAGTAGAGAACGGTTCATCTGAAAAAGTAGAAAAGAAGGAAAACCCTAAAATTGAGAAAGGTGTGGTATCTGCTAGATTTAAGAATTGGCAGGCATATATGCAGTATTGTGTATTATGCGACCGAGAGTTTCTGGGGCACCGAATTATCCGTCATGCTCAAACTCATGTGAAGGATGGAAACTATTACTGTCCCATATGTGCCAAAAGTTTCAAGAAAAAGGAGATTTTTGTTCCGCATGTTACATTTCATATTAAACAGTCGTGTAAAGAACGACTGGCATCTATCAAACCAAAAAGAAGAGTTGGAAGGCCTCCAAAGAATCTGACTGACTTCAGTCCTGCAGATAAAAAAATAGCTGAAATAGATAAACAAGAACATCGTCCAATTAAAAGGAACAGCCTGTATGGCGAGGATTTTGTAGTCTTCAGTGATAGTGATGGTTCTGATGATGAAGGTAAGGACAAATCATACAAACCTGAAATAACCACACAGAAAGTGGATTACACTGAAGATTATAACTGTCCCGTTACAATCTGTACCAAAACTTTTAAGTATTTTAAAAACTTAATTGCACACGTGAAAGGTCATGgtaatgatgaagaagcaaaacaGTTCCTTAAAATGCAAAGTAATAAAGTTGTTTGTCAGTATTGTCGCAGACGCTTTGTCAGCGTTTCTCACCTTAATGAACATTTGCAAATTCACTGTggccctaacccatatgtctgtATTCAACTGGAATGTAATGCAAGCTTTGGCACTTACTCTGAATTGGTAGGACATAGAAAAGAACATCTGCTGTTCAAAGCCAAATGCATGTTTCAGAATTGTGGAAGGATTTTCACAGAGTCTTATTTGTTATACGATCACGAAGCACAACATTACCACAATTCTTCATATACGTGCAAGTTCTCAGACTGTGGAAACATTTACTACTCTCAGAGTGAACTGCAAAAGCATGAAGTTGGTCATACAGCACATGCCTGTGTGAAAATTGAAACTGAAAATAGTTCACCTTTTCAAGCAGACCAGTTGGCTACAAATAGAACTGATAGAGTAGGCCAAGTGTTACAAATAAAGGCCGAAGATGAGCTACGCCTTGAGTCTGATGTTTATGAGAATGGTTTTAGTACTGATTGTGTTCCAAGTGAAACTGCCAAGCCTAAATCTTCCATGTCAGAGAAACTAGAGGAGCCTTCCACTGAGGAACAGAACCATCTTCCTAAAGATGAGAACTATGTTACCATAAAGAATGAAAAGACAGAGAGTACGGATATGGCTCATGCTGTTTTACCAGAAACTGTGTTTAAAGGGGAGGATGCTCCTATCCCAATGCTGCCTATAGAAACTGCAGCTGGTGAAGCTGCAAAATCAGTCCAAAGGTTCAACTGTAAGGTTGATGGCTGTAGTCGAAGCTATACCTCATCACGTAGTGTGAGTAAGCATATCAAAGCTGCCCATCCAGAATACTACGAAATGCTTAAGCAACAACGAAACTTAGCAAAAAAGCAGCAAGTTAGAAATCCCCCAAAGTGTCAAAATCAGGAAAAGCCTTCAAATCCATTGTGTTATCCAAATGAGAGAATCTCAGCTCCAACACCTGAAAGCACTACCGATACAGGAGGTGCAGTTTATCAGCAGCAGGTACCCTGTGTTTTAACAATCGAAACTGAGAACGTGGCTCCATCCAGGAAGAAAAGACATACACACAACAAGCGTGCAAAGTGGCCTGCAATCATTAAAGGCGACAAATTTATCTGTAGTAGGTGCTACAGAGAGTTTACTAATCCCAAATCTCTTGGAGGTCATTTATCACGACGGGCAATATGTAAGCCATATGATAAAAAGGAAAGTTCTTCAATTGTGGAGCAAAAGAATGGACAGGCTCTATATGTGACTGAAAAGATTCTTTCGTCTGATGTGTTCACACCACAAGGACATGAACCACCCTGTATCTCAGATACATTTTTGACTGGCGAGACATTCCTTCAGTCATTGGAAATGGGAGACAGTACAGAGCCATTTGCTGGTCATGAGCTCTTTCAGTCCACACAGGAGAACAACTACAATTCGAGTATATTTGAGCCAAGCAAGACTCTCCCAGTCACCAGCCTTCCTGGAACATTTGATTCAGAAGTCATTCAGCAGACTTTTCAGCCTGGATTTGAGATGACTGCAGTAGAAACAGGTTCATCCAACATAACCATATCACAGGCACTCACAACTATGTGTAGCCCAAGGTCATTTGTGGCTGGTGAAGATATGTCACTCAACACTGAGGTCCCACCAATGCTGGATGTGACTAGCTCAACTGCATATTCATCCTGTGAACCCTTGCAACAGCCACTAGAATCCAGCTTTTGTTCGGGAACATATGCTGACAATGAGATTCACACACAAAACTTGGAAAGTAACTGTGAGCCCTCTGTATTTTTTACTAATGGTGCCCTCCCTGATATTGATACAACTCATAATTCATCTCACTCTGAAGACCCCAGGACATTAGATATAAGAATAGCTGAAGTTTTGTTGGGCTTGCAGAATCTGAACTTGGAATATGATGAAAAGCCTTACGCAAGTGTTGCCCCACGCCAAACCTCACGGTCAGAAACACCGGTATCCTCCATGAACATCTCAACACATGCACCAATGAATAATTGCACCAGTGGTCCGAACATTATCAACCAGTGCTTGACAGCACCACAGGCAAACACTTCACTGCAGCTCACCGACACTGAGAATGACAAAGAACTGAAAGTGGACCTCATCAAACCTTTCATCTGCCAGGAATCTGACTGCATCTATAGTGCAATGACTAAAGATGCTCTGACAAATCATTATGTCAAAGTACATCAGTACTCCAAAGAGCAAATTATGGAAATAAAGATGTATCAGACTAGATTTGCTCCATTTAAGTGCCATGTTCCTAACTGTCAGAAAACTTTTACAAGGAACTCCAATCTTCGAGCCCATTACCAGTTAGTGCATCATGTAACACGGGAGGAGCTAGTAAAATTGAGAATTAAACGAGTGTACTGTAAAAAATTGGAGGGTCAGTACAAAACTACAGATTCTTTGCCACCATTGCAAGAAATCATTCCTCAATCTACTGTTAATGGGACACAAGATGATAAATCAATCAGTCTGCATGAATTGGACACAGTAACTCCAGCGCCCAGTGAGGTTAATTCTGAAATGGGTCTCCATCTACCCAGTACACATAATGACAAGACTGTCCTTTATGATCAGGGGCTGTCACAGAATGGCTCAGTGCTTCTGGCAAGTCTGGAAAATTGCTCCCCATTATCAGCACAGCTCCAAAATACTTTGGGACAATCCATAGGCCCACAAGACACCTTGGTACCCAGAGCAGTGTCTCAGGATATCCCGTTGCTACTGGCAGGGCCCGCAGGTGACACTGCATTGCCTGTTGAGCCACAGAGTAGCCCTACATCAGCTGAAGATCTGCTGACGATCTCACCACTCTTGACATGGCCACAACCTGTTTTGCCACTGCCTGTGAAATCCCAGGATATCTCCACCATTCCCACAGGGCTGCAGGATGTGCCCCTCCTGCCAGCACAGCAACAGTGTACATCTCCACTACCAACAATGCCACAGTCTATCCCCATACCTGGAGCTCCAGCTGTTCTGCCAATTGCAGCAGGCCCAGCAGATGTCCCATTCATGCCAGCAGAGCAACTGGCCATTTCCAGAATAATACCAAACACGCTGACTATCTTGCCACTGACATCCAGGTCAGGTGATGTACCATTGTTGTCAATGAGTTCATCTAGTTCCTTGCCTGTGTCTGTGGGAATGCTGGGTTCCTCTGCTCTAACTGTGGGGCCACCAGGTGCTTCACCCATGTCTTTGGTGTTGCCAGGATCTTCATCCATTTCTATCGGGTTGCCGGTGTCCACAGTGCTACCAGCCTCCTCTGCTGTGTCTGTAAGGCCATCGGATGCTTCATCTATGACCACAGGGCTGCCAGGATCATCACCAATGACAGCAGTACTGCCAGGATCGTCACCAGTGACCACAGGGCTGCCAGGATCGTCACCCGTCACCACGGCACTGCCAGGATCATCACCCGTCACCACGGCACTGCCAGGTTCATCACCAGTAACAACAATGTTGCCAGGAACATCACCTTTGCCCCTCGGGCTACCAGGATCACCATCAATGACCACAGGACTGCCCAGATCATTGCCAGTTACCACCAGGCTGCCAGGATCATCACCAGTGACAATGGGGCTGCCAGGATCATCGATTACTGCAGGACTTATAGAATCATCGCCAGTGACTGCAGAGATGTCAGGTCCATTGGTGGTGACTACAGGGCTACCAGAATCATTGCCAGTGACCACTGGGCTTCCGGGATCAACGCCAGTGACCACAGTACTGCCAGGATCATCCCCAGTGACCACAGGGCTGCCTGGGTCATCCCCGGTGACCGCAGGGCTGCCTGGGTCATCCCCGGTGACCGCAAGGCTGCCTAGGTCATCCCCAGTGACTGCGGGACTGCCTGGATCAGCACTAGTGACCACGGGGCTGCCAGGATCATCCCCGGTGACCGTGGGGCTGCCGGGATCATCGCCAGTGACCACAGGGCTGCCGGGATCATCGCCAGTGACCACAGGGCTGCCGGGATCATTGCCAGTGTCCGTGGGGCTGCTGGGATCATCACCAGTGACCACGGGGCTGCCAGGATCATCCCCGGTGACCGTGGGGCTGCCGGGATCATCGCCAGTGACCACGGGGCTGCCGGGATCATTGCCAGTGTCCGTGGGGCTGCTGGGATCATCACCAGTGGCCGCGGGCCTGCCGGGCTCATCGCCGGTGACCACAGGGCTGCCAGGGTCATCGCCCCTCACCGCAGGGCTACTGGGCACCCCTCTTTCAGCAGAACCACCAGAGGTGTTCATTAATCCAATACAAAAACGTGATGCCTTTCTACATCCAGAGAGACCTGAAGATGTGGTTGTGCAGTCATCAGATATATCGGTGCTGGAAAGGAAATGTGAGGGAAGTTTGGAGCAAACTGGAGGCTCAACAACATTGATAAAGGTGTCTGGGGAAAGGAAGTGCAAGAAATCAGTTGCAAAGGTAAGAGCAGAGTGTGACAACAATaactttcacaaaccataccagTGTGTTCACAAAGGTTGCTCTGCGGCTTTCACAATTCAGCAAAACCTAATTCTGCACTATCGAGCCATACACCAGTCAGACCAACAGCTGCTTCACACACAGCTAAAACAGGAAATCACTCAAAGTGACAACATCCAGGTTAAAGAGTTTCAGTGCCAGATTGATGATTGCTGTAGAATTTTCCAAGGAGCGACTGATCTCATTAAACACTACTCCGAGCTTCACAGTCTAACCATAGATGAAATTGGAAAAATCATGTCTGCAAGTGAAGGGCAGTTTCATTGCGACCAAGCTCATTGCGTGTCTTCATTTACAGTATTCTGGAactttatcaaacaccttctggtaGCCCATGGTGTAGATGTGGATAGTCCACAAAAtgatgcagatgcagcatgttTTAGGTGTGACTGTGAAGGCTGTGATCGTACTTATGCCACCAGATCAAACCTTTTAAGACACATCTTTACAAAGCACAGAGAGCTGCATCAATCTCATTTAATGAGGCCCAGAAGAATTATACCATtggaccaagaaaactttccaatggTAATTACTCAGGATGGTCTCACAGATGGAAAAAGCTATTCTGAATCTGAAGAATTTAGTGAAAATGAAGATGCTGTGAATCACAGTAAATCTAGTGAATGTTCTGCTTCAGATAGCAGTGATATGAAAAGTGGTGAGATTGATGAAAAGTCATACAACTCTAGAAAAGttggtaaatatactttcaaAAGTAAGGCTCAAGCCTTGGCCATGTGCAGCAGCAAGTCTCCAAAAGAACAGTATCCGTGCATGTTTGAGAACTGTTCATCTGTTGTTACCAGTGAACAAAGTCTGGTAAAACATTATAGAATTCATCACAAGATATCTAGTGTATTTGTTAGTCAATACCACAATTATCTGGTAACTTGCAGGAAGTTTTCAAATGTCCAAGAGACAGAATTGACTGAATGCATAAGCAGCCATGAAGAACGATCAGTGGAGTATGCTGTTAATGGAGATGTGATTCGGCCACAAGACAACTTAAGTGAAATAGAGGTTttcagtaagaagctgggaaatgaTAATTCCTTCAAGAGTTCCATTGATGAACTTTCAGAATCGCTTAATGCTGAAGTTATTGAAGGCACGGGTAGTAAGTCCATTGCAACTGAACAGAAAGAGATCACTGGTGAGAAGAAATTCACTGATGCAAGTAGCTACCAGCCTTCTAGGAAAAGATCAACCATTCAACTGGATCTCTTGGGTATGGAAGAAGGCATGCAGATTAAAAAGAAAAGAAGCTTAATTGAAGAAACACCTGAGCAGCTGTTGAAAGATGATCCAAACCAAACCCTCCATCAGAAGAAGGGGTGTCCTCCAGAGCGCAGCTTGTGCACACACAAGACACATCACCATAAGTCTTTTGATTTAAGTACATTTAAGCCCATGGGATTTGAAATCTCCTTCCTGAAGTTCCTTGAGGAATCTGCTCTGAAGCAAAAGAGAAAAGCTCTGGCCAGTAAAGGTTCATCTACTGTTAACACTGAGAAAGTGGTGGATGGCAGATTAAATTCATCCTTTGTCACAGAAGATGACGCAGACAGATTGCCAACAAAGCATCCTGTCAAAAAAGACACAAATTCGGTGGTTTCTACTGACAACAAGAAGCAATCTGTCACAGATAAACTATATGATCAAAATACCGAGCATCGGACTCTTGCTAATTTTACAAATCCTTTATctcttcatatttttaaaaacataaaAATTATAATGGACAAGGCAGACTCAAACTGTGTTGAGCTTGCTGAAAAGCAGCTTCAACATATGCATCCCACAGTAGTCCTTAGTCGAGTAAAGGTAGACTTCAATATGCTGGCCCAAGTTAAGGATATAAAAGAAAGACTCACTGTTAAGAGTACATAA